One Clostridium estertheticum DNA segment encodes these proteins:
- a CDS encoding 1-deoxy-D-xylulose-5-phosphate reductoisomerase: MKKVTILGVTGSIGTQTLDVIRKDIQNFDIVGISANTNCEKIIPIIEEFKPKYVAMMDREASLKLEKYCREKNYSTKILQGLEGLNYISTLEEVNLVVTSVVGMIGLVPTIKAIHAGKDIALANKETLVAAGSLVMEAAKKNHVNILPVDSEHGAIFQCLQGNNLKDVNKIILTASGGPFRGKNKQQLIEIKPEEALKHPKWNMGKKISIDSSTLMNKGLEVIEAHWLFGVDYEDIQVVVHPQSIIHSMVEYIDGSVIAQLSATDMRLPIQYAINYPKRNEAVIDKLDFYNMGNLTFEKPNMDTFKCLKLAYSAGKMGGNMPAIMNAANEVAVELFLDYKIKYLQIEYIIEKCMNKFEYHRSPSLEEILEIDLRVREYVRNNYDKE, encoded by the coding sequence ATGAAGAAGGTTACTATTTTAGGCGTTACGGGATCCATAGGAACTCAAACGTTAGATGTTATTCGAAAGGATATTCAAAATTTTGATATTGTAGGGATATCAGCTAATACAAATTGTGAAAAAATTATACCCATCATAGAGGAATTTAAACCTAAATATGTTGCCATGATGGACAGGGAAGCTTCATTAAAACTTGAAAAATACTGCAGGGAGAAAAACTATTCAACAAAAATTTTGCAGGGACTTGAAGGTTTAAACTATATAAGTACACTAGAGGAAGTTAATCTTGTAGTAACTTCAGTTGTAGGTATGATAGGACTAGTCCCTACTATAAAAGCTATACATGCTGGGAAAGATATTGCTTTAGCTAATAAAGAAACACTAGTGGCAGCAGGCAGCCTTGTAATGGAGGCTGCAAAAAAAAACCATGTAAATATTTTACCAGTTGATTCAGAACATGGTGCGATTTTTCAATGTCTTCAAGGTAATAACTTAAAAGATGTTAATAAAATAATATTAACTGCTTCAGGTGGACCATTTAGAGGTAAAAACAAACAGCAATTAATTGAAATAAAACCGGAAGAGGCGTTAAAACACCCTAAATGGAATATGGGAAAAAAAATATCTATTGATTCCTCAACACTTATGAATAAGGGGCTAGAGGTTATAGAGGCACACTGGTTATTTGGTGTAGATTATGAAGATATACAAGTGGTAGTTCATCCTCAAAGTATAATACATTCTATGGTCGAATACATAGATGGAAGTGTAATAGCACAGCTAAGTGCTACTGACATGAGGCTACCTATTCAATATGCTATTAATTATCCAAAAAGAAATGAGGCAGTTATAGATAAATTAGATTTTTACAATATGGGTAATTTAACTTTTGAAAAGCCGAATATGGATACTTTTAAATGCCTTAAATTGGCTTACAGTGCAGGGAAAATGGGCGGTAATATGCCTGCTATAATGAATGCTGCAAATGAAGTAGCTGTTGAATTATTTTTAGATTATAAAATAAAGTATCTGCAAATTGAATATATTATAGAAAAATGTATGAATAAATTTGAGTACCACAGGAGTCCTAGTTTAGAAGAGATTTTAGAAATTGACTTAAGGGTAAGGGAATATGTAAGAAATAATTATGATAAAGAGTAG
- the rseP gene encoding RIP metalloprotease RseP, whose amino-acid sequence MSSIIANIPYFIMAILAFSLLIIIHELGHFTLAKLNGVKVHEFSLGMGPKLFGIKGKETEYLIKAFPIGGYVKMEGENEVSDDPRAFNNKTPLQKLSIVSAGAIMNIILAVVLFAIIGATTGKIVPVIGEVVPNGAAMKAGMQVGDKITKVNKVSIDKWEQFINELSVAKGKSMNIEILRDSKVKEITLTPIKNEKENRYMIGVSGTQEKMNFGEIASYGFNQTISTSKLIFGFLGSLFHGQVSVNDVGGPISIIRISTMAAQTGIINLMMLTAMLSVQLGILNIIPFPALDGGWIFILLFEIISGKKLDDKKVGAVNYIGFMILMAFMVFVVIKDIVSPLKF is encoded by the coding sequence ATGAGTAGTATTATAGCAAACATACCATATTTTATTATGGCTATATTAGCATTTAGTCTTTTGATTATAATACATGAATTGGGTCATTTTACTCTAGCTAAACTAAATGGAGTAAAAGTTCATGAGTTTTCACTAGGAATGGGTCCAAAACTTTTTGGAATAAAAGGAAAAGAAACGGAGTATTTGATTAAAGCGTTTCCTATTGGTGGCTATGTTAAGATGGAAGGGGAAAATGAAGTCAGTGATGATCCGAGAGCTTTCAACAATAAAACTCCTCTTCAAAAATTAAGCATAGTTTCTGCTGGTGCAATTATGAATATAATATTGGCAGTGGTTTTATTTGCTATTATAGGCGCTACGACAGGGAAAATAGTGCCAGTAATAGGGGAAGTAGTCCCTAATGGTGCGGCTATGAAGGCTGGTATGCAAGTTGGAGACAAGATTACTAAGGTTAATAAAGTTAGTATAGACAAATGGGAGCAATTTATAAATGAACTTTCTGTTGCTAAAGGGAAAAGTATGAATATTGAAATACTTAGAGATTCAAAAGTGAAAGAAATCACTTTGACCCCTATTAAAAACGAGAAAGAAAATAGATATATGATAGGAGTCAGTGGTACACAAGAAAAAATGAACTTTGGCGAAATCGCAAGTTATGGATTTAATCAAACTATTAGCACATCAAAACTAATTTTCGGATTTTTGGGGAGCTTATTTCACGGGCAAGTTTCAGTAAATGATGTAGGTGGACCAATAAGTATAATAAGAATTTCAACAATGGCTGCACAAACTGGAATAATAAATTTAATGATGTTAACAGCAATGTTAAGTGTGCAACTAGGAATATTAAACATAATACCTTTCCCAGCACTAGATGGAGGATGGATTTTTATATTGTTATTTGAAATAATATCAGGTAAGAAATTAGATGATAAGAAAGTTGGAGCTGTAAATTATATTGGATTTATGATTTTAATGGCATTTATGGTGTTCGTAGTCATAAAGGATATAGTTAGTCCACTAAAATTTTAG
- the ispG gene encoding flavodoxin-dependent (E)-4-hydroxy-3-methylbut-2-enyl-diphosphate synthase — MKDIRTRKTRKIKIGNIYIGGDSKVAVQSMTNTDTRDVEATVNQILLLEEAGCDIIRCAVPDMLAAEAIKDIVKRIHIPLVADIHFDYRLALKSIENGISKLRINPGNIGSLDKIKLVAKAASDKNIPIRIGVNSGSLEKDILEKYGHVCAEALVESALRHVEILESLNFYDIVISIKSSDVVMMIESYKLISGKVDYPLHLGVTEAGTTWRGTIKSSVGIGALLALGIGDTIRVSLTGEVVDEVKVGIEILKSLGYIDEGIKFVSCPTCGRTQINLIKIANEVEERLANCHKNIKIAIMGCAVNGPGEAREADIGIAGGNGIGLIFKKGEIIKTVKEEDLVEELLREIDKL, encoded by the coding sequence ATGAAAGATATAAGAACAAGAAAAACTAGAAAGATTAAAATTGGAAATATATATATAGGTGGAGATTCAAAAGTCGCGGTGCAATCTATGACAAACACTGATACTAGAGATGTAGAGGCTACTGTAAACCAAATTCTTTTGTTAGAAGAGGCAGGCTGTGACATTATACGATGCGCTGTGCCTGATATGCTAGCGGCGGAAGCTATTAAAGATATCGTAAAAAGGATTCACATACCCTTAGTTGCGGATATTCATTTTGACTATAGGCTAGCATTAAAATCTATTGAGAACGGGATATCTAAATTAAGAATTAATCCAGGTAATATTGGAAGTCTAGATAAAATAAAATTAGTTGCAAAGGCTGCCAGTGATAAGAACATCCCCATTAGAATTGGTGTTAATTCAGGCTCCCTAGAAAAAGATATTCTTGAAAAGTATGGTCATGTATGCGCAGAGGCATTAGTTGAAAGTGCCTTAAGACATGTTGAAATATTAGAGAGTTTAAATTTTTATGATATAGTTATTTCTATAAAATCTTCTGATGTAGTCATGATGATTGAAAGTTATAAATTAATATCAGGCAAGGTAGACTATCCATTGCACTTAGGTGTTACTGAGGCAGGAACTACATGGCGAGGAACAATAAAATCAAGTGTGGGCATTGGAGCACTACTAGCCCTTGGAATTGGAGATACTATAAGAGTATCGCTAACTGGTGAGGTAGTAGACGAGGTTAAAGTTGGCATAGAAATTTTAAAATCACTAGGTTATATTGATGAGGGAATTAAATTTGTATCATGCCCTACTTGTGGCAGAACTCAAATTAATCTTATAAAAATTGCAAATGAAGTAGAGGAAAGATTGGCAAATTGCCATAAGAACATAAAAATTGCAATAATGGGATGCGCCGTAAATGGTCCAGGTGAAGCAAGAGAAGCTGATATTGGCATCGCTGGAGGCAACGGAATTGGTCTTATATTTAAAAAAGGTGAAATAATTAAAACCGTTAAGGAAGAAGATTTAGTGGAAGAACTTCTTCGAGAGATAGATAAATTATAA